In Caldicellulosiruptor morganii, the following proteins share a genomic window:
- a CDS encoding PrgI family mobile element protein — protein sequence MRTFQVPFEREFEDRIFFGVLTLRQFLIIGCFVAFPVVLALFSRSLILFITLVPITSLLGLALAFIKIRGDTLTKYFRRIIAFYTRQRTFLYRRAK from the coding sequence GTGCGAACATTCCAGGTTCCTTTTGAGAGGGAGTTTGAGGACAGAATTTTCTTTGGAGTTTTGACTTTGCGGCAATTTCTAATCATTGGCTGTTTTGTTGCCTTCCCAGTAGTTCTTGCTCTTTTTTCAAGGTCGCTTATTTTGTTTATAACCCTTGTCCCAATAACATCACTTTTAGGACTTGCACTTGCATTTATAAAAATCAGAGGTGACACTCTCACAAAATACTTCAGGCGAATAATAGCTTTCTATACAAGACAGCGGACTTTTCTGTACAGGAGGGCAAAATAA
- a CDS encoding transcriptional regulator: MKIGKRELKKMETAEKIKYYFFEKEMTVKDVAKKIGISRQTIYNYLNKYGLIDIEEYEKERLRRKEESRRRKIEYIKNYIRNKRLQKKAEKLKKELAELIEKGIISEADIWNWLEESYAYLDSIVVMQQYKDSLYLSYEERRMTPWTRFWESIANCYKYVGGGKYVRLDSVGGALVPTCLPKVIKSPNFAGRTRKGRTDITAAQQAMA; this comes from the coding sequence ATGAAAATAGGTAAAAGAGAACTTAAAAAAATGGAGACTGCAGAAAAAATCAAATACTACTTTTTCGAAAAAGAAATGACAGTAAAAGATGTGGCAAAGAAAATAGGAATTTCAAGGCAAACAATCTATAATTATTTAAACAAGTACGGTCTGATAGATATTGAAGAATACGAAAAAGAAAGACTTAGAAGAAAAGAAGAGTCAAGAAGAAGGAAAATTGAATATATCAAAAACTACATAAGGAATAAAAGACTACAAAAGAAAGCTGAAAAGCTGAAAAAAGAATTGGCAGAATTAATTGAGAAAGGCATAATTTCAGAGGCAGATATATGGAACTGGTTAGAAGAAAGTTACGCTTACCTTGATTCAATTGTAGTAATGCAGCAATATAAGGATTCACTGTACCTTTCATACGAAGAAAGAAGAATGACTCCCTGGACAAGATTCTGGGAATCTATTGCTAACTGTTACAAATACGTAGGCGGTGGCAAATATGTGCGTCTCGATAGCGTAGGCGGCGCGCTTGTTCCAACCTGCTTGCCAAAAGTAATTAAATCTCCCAATTTTGCAGGCAGAACAAGAAAGGGTAGAACAGATATAACAGCAGCACAGCAAGCAATGGCTTAA
- a CDS encoding tyrosine-type recombinase/integrase, whose product MSVEQLNIEELITTLENVLKILKQYSKVPSSSITFKEFVDYWFEAYANTAVKPSTQKRYRQLLKPALKAIGSKPLNEVKPIDIQNIYIALAGTQSNCTILKLHRLLHEIFKHAQMWEYISDNPVKKVVPPTPEKKVFDVWDIETAKRFLEIIKDEPIYYPVLIALHTGMRAGEILSLKWCDVNFETRVISIVKSERKNRGLKTVNLKTKTSKRAVYMNDILYKELKNLYEITKPKPDDFVCPRLPTGNLTANYLSRKFKKIIKKHNFPLIRFHDLRHTFATLMLSLGVNTKIVAEILGHSDIKLTADTYSHVLPTMQEEAMREFVKLWK is encoded by the coding sequence ATGAGTGTTGAACAACTTAATATTGAAGAATTGATAACAACTCTTGAAAATGTTTTAAAAATCCTCAAACAATATTCAAAAGTCCCAAGTTCATCTATTACTTTTAAAGAGTTTGTTGATTATTGGTTTGAGGCTTATGCAAACACAGCAGTTAAACCTTCAACACAAAAAAGATACAGACAACTTCTAAAGCCAGCCCTTAAGGCAATTGGAAGTAAACCTTTAAATGAGGTAAAGCCAATTGATATTCAAAATATCTATATTGCTCTTGCAGGAACACAATCAAACTGCACAATTCTGAAACTGCACAGGCTTTTACATGAAATTTTTAAACATGCTCAAATGTGGGAATATATTAGCGACAATCCTGTGAAAAAGGTTGTACCGCCAACGCCTGAGAAAAAAGTATTTGATGTCTGGGATATTGAAACTGCAAAAAGGTTTTTGGAGATTATCAAAGATGAACCTATCTATTATCCTGTTCTCATCGCTCTGCACACAGGGATGCGAGCAGGCGAAATACTTTCTCTTAAATGGTGCGATGTTAACTTTGAAACACGGGTAATCAGTATTGTTAAGTCAGAACGCAAAAACAGGGGTTTAAAAACGGTCAATCTGAAAACTAAAACTTCAAAACGTGCAGTGTATATGAACGATATTCTCTACAAGGAACTAAAAAATCTATATGAAATCACCAAGCCAAAGCCTGATGATTTTGTATGCCCAAGACTTCCTACTGGAAACCTGACTGCTAACTATTTATCCAGAAAGTTTAAAAAGATTATTAAAAAACATAATTTTCCTCTCATAAGGTTCCACGATTTAAGGCATACCTTTGCGACACTTATGCTTTCTCTGGGGGTCAACACTAAAATTGTTGCTGAGATTTTAGGACACAGCGACATCAAACTCACAGCTGATACATACTCTCATGTTCTGCCTACTATGCAGGAAGAAGCGATGAGGGAATTTGTTAAGCTCTGGAAATAA
- a CDS encoding ABC transporter substrate-binding protein — MRISERFFTVISVVVIISFVLSICLVGNAGSSKLVKPLKPTPEAKKPITLTMYSAETNPNDDGFKSPVAQKIKELTGVTLKIEYAVAQGAGTQKLQLMAASGDYPDLVYAKGDLQLLKNAGGILQLDSLIDKYGPNIKKAYGKNLKRLRWSPQDPHIYCLGITTDNDATLDVNGGFMIQHRVVIEQNYPRIRTIKDFENAIVKYWKKHPTTEGLPTIPLTLSADDWRTVISVTNPAFQATGAPDDGEFYVDPKTLKVIRHYKRPVEKEYFKWLNHLWNAGILDRETFVQKDDQYKAKIASGRVLALIDAGWAVGEPITALKKAGKYEYTYGYYPVTVNEKIKQCPPDVKVGYTGGWGVAITVKCKDKVRAIKFLDWMCTEDANILRQWGIEGVHHTYVNGKRVFTSKYDQMRKTDPTFPKKTGIGVYLYPFPRLPNTYVDSTGNPIAPDTRKEDIRKNYSDVEKKVLSAYKAEIWKDLFPKSNEYPEKTWGYLWMISIDDPSIKTINDKIWNYTLSTIPKVVMAKEKDFDRVWSDFLDGFEKLGNSKVEEYYTKRIKQNIDLWTK; from the coding sequence ATGAGAATTTCAGAAAGATTTTTTACAGTTATTTCGGTAGTTGTTATTATTAGCTTTGTATTAAGTATTTGTCTGGTTGGTAATGCCGGAAGTTCAAAACTTGTAAAGCCTCTCAAGCCAACACCTGAGGCAAAAAAGCCAATTACACTCACTATGTACAGTGCAGAGACAAACCCAAATGACGATGGATTTAAGTCACCGGTTGCACAGAAGATAAAAGAACTTACAGGTGTCACTTTAAAAATTGAATATGCAGTAGCTCAGGGTGCAGGAACGCAAAAACTTCAGCTGATGGCTGCAAGTGGTGATTATCCGGACCTGGTATATGCAAAGGGGGATTTGCAACTTCTTAAAAATGCTGGTGGAATACTTCAGTTAGACAGCTTAATTGATAAATATGGACCAAATATTAAAAAAGCATATGGTAAAAACCTCAAGAGACTAAGATGGAGCCCTCAGGATCCACACATTTACTGTTTGGGCATTACAACAGACAATGACGCAACCTTAGATGTTAATGGCGGTTTTATGATTCAGCACAGAGTTGTAATTGAACAGAATTATCCAAGGATAAGGACAATAAAAGACTTTGAAAATGCAATAGTAAAATACTGGAAGAAACATCCAACCACAGAGGGACTGCCAACAATTCCACTGACACTTTCAGCAGATGACTGGCGAACTGTTATTTCGGTTACAAATCCTGCTTTTCAGGCAACAGGCGCGCCAGATGATGGAGAATTTTATGTTGATCCTAAAACTCTTAAAGTTATCAGACATTATAAACGTCCAGTTGAAAAAGAATATTTCAAATGGTTAAACCACCTGTGGAATGCAGGAATTCTTGATCGGGAAACATTTGTACAGAAGGACGATCAGTATAAAGCAAAAATTGCTTCGGGAAGAGTTCTTGCCTTAATTGATGCTGGCTGGGCAGTAGGTGAACCAATTACTGCTTTGAAAAAAGCAGGTAAGTATGAATACACATATGGATATTATCCTGTCACGGTCAATGAAAAGATAAAGCAATGTCCGCCTGACGTAAAGGTGGGGTATACTGGTGGCTGGGGTGTTGCTATAACAGTAAAATGTAAAGACAAAGTGAGAGCAATTAAATTCTTGGATTGGATGTGCACAGAAGATGCCAATATATTAAGACAGTGGGGAATTGAAGGCGTTCATCATACCTATGTAAATGGTAAGAGAGTATTTACATCAAAATATGATCAGATGAGGAAAACCGACCCAACATTCCCCAAAAAGACGGGTATAGGTGTATATTTGTATCCATTCCCGAGACTGCCCAATACGTATGTTGATTCTACAGGTAATCCAATTGCACCTGACACGAGGAAAGAAGATATAAGAAAGAACTATAGTGATGTTGAGAAAAAAGTACTGTCAGCATATAAAGCAGAAATCTGGAAGGATTTGTTCCCAAAATCCAATGAATATCCTGAAAAGACATGGGGATATTTGTGGATGATATCAATTGATGATCCAAGTATAAAGACTATTAATGATAAAATCTGGAATTATACATTATCAACAATTCCAAAAGTTGTCATGGCAAAGGAAAAGGATTTTGATAGGGTATGGAGCGATTTTCTTGACGGCTTTGAAAAACTCGGAAATAGCAAGGTAGAAGAATATTATACAAAGAGGATTAAGCAAAATATAGATTTATGGACAAAGTAA
- a CDS encoding carbohydrate ABC transporter permease: MKKKAAGELVFEIFNYTLMIILAVVTLYPFLHVLAVSLNDPYDTVRGGITIFPRKFTMVNFIEMLNYPQIPWAVLITVLRTVIGTAVGVLSTAMVAYVINRKDFIARKPVAIMFIITMYVGGGLIPDYMLIRGLGLMNNFLVYILPGLISPFNVIVIRSYMEGLPSDLEESAMIDGANDFLIFWKIILPLCAPVIATISLFIAVGHWNSWFDTYLYCSGEPKLTTLQFELQKILSNAAASSQVDYYSNLDPNRTMKVTPHSLRMAMTIIVTLPILFVYPFVQRYFIQGMTIGAIKS; the protein is encoded by the coding sequence GTGAAAAAGAAAGCTGCCGGTGAATTGGTTTTTGAAATTTTTAATTACACACTGATGATAATTTTGGCTGTGGTCACTCTCTATCCTTTTTTGCATGTTTTAGCTGTGTCTCTCAATGACCCTTATGATACAGTGAGAGGCGGAATTACAATATTTCCAAGAAAGTTTACCATGGTAAATTTTATAGAAATGCTCAACTATCCACAAATTCCATGGGCTGTTTTGATAACTGTGTTAAGAACAGTTATTGGGACTGCAGTTGGGGTTTTGTCAACTGCTATGGTTGCTTATGTTATAAACAGGAAGGATTTTATTGCAAGAAAACCGGTTGCTATAATGTTTATTATCACTATGTATGTGGGTGGAGGCTTGATTCCTGACTATATGCTGATAAGAGGGCTTGGGCTTATGAATAATTTTTTGGTATATATTCTGCCAGGTCTTATAAGTCCTTTTAACGTTATTGTTATAAGATCATACATGGAAGGCCTTCCTTCAGATTTAGAAGAGTCAGCAATGATAGATGGTGCAAATGACTTTTTAATATTCTGGAAAATAATTTTGCCACTTTGTGCCCCTGTTATTGCAACAATTAGTTTGTTTATTGCAGTTGGGCATTGGAATTCCTGGTTTGATACATATCTATACTGCTCGGGTGAACCCAAACTTACTACTTTGCAATTTGAGCTTCAAAAGATTTTATCAAATGCAGCTGCATCCTCTCAGGTAGATTACTATAGCAATCTTGATCCCAATAGAACAATGAAAGTCACTCCACATTCTTTGAGAATGGCAATGACAATAATTGTAACACTTCCAATTTTGTTTGTGTATCCATTTGTCCAGCGATATTTTATACAGGGTATGACAATAGGTGCAATAAAGAGCTAA
- a CDS encoding ABC transporter permease: MHSKKLSNKLWRQKYLILMIFPFIIWLIIFRYIPLWGWIMAFQDYKPGRPIWNQEWVGFRWFVEMFQDPDFYKAMRNTLVMSFMGLIFGFPLPIVLALLLNEIKNIAFKRTVQTISYLPHFVSWVVVASLVSEILSPSGVINQILQKLHLTNYPIMFMAEPRYFWWIVTFSDIWKELGWNTIIYLAAITSINPELYEAATVDGAGRFRKMISITLPGIMPTVTVLLILSIGNIINIGFEKQFLLRTAATRDVADVIDLYILTYGIGTGRYSFGTAAGVFKSVVSLVLLVFANWFSKKTTGYRMM; this comes from the coding sequence ATGCACAGTAAAAAACTTTCCAATAAACTGTGGCGACAGAAATATCTAATTCTAATGATTTTTCCTTTTATAATATGGCTTATCATTTTCAGATATATTCCACTATGGGGCTGGATTATGGCATTCCAGGATTATAAACCTGGTAGACCTATTTGGAATCAAGAATGGGTTGGATTTAGGTGGTTTGTTGAGATGTTTCAGGACCCTGACTTTTATAAGGCTATGAGAAATACCCTGGTGATGAGTTTTATGGGTTTAATATTCGGCTTTCCATTACCAATAGTCTTAGCCTTGCTTTTAAATGAGATAAAGAATATAGCATTTAAAAGAACTGTCCAGACAATTTCATATCTTCCACACTTTGTTTCATGGGTTGTTGTGGCAAGTTTGGTAAGCGAAATTCTGTCACCAAGTGGTGTGATAAATCAGATTTTACAAAAGCTTCATCTCACAAATTACCCGATTATGTTTATGGCAGAACCTCGTTATTTCTGGTGGATAGTTACATTTTCTGATATTTGGAAAGAGCTTGGATGGAACACCATTATATACTTGGCGGCAATCACTTCAATAAATCCTGAACTGTATGAGGCTGCAACAGTTGATGGAGCAGGAAGGTTTAGGAAGATGATAAGTATAACTTTACCGGGGATAATGCCCACAGTTACAGTTTTATTGATTTTAAGTATAGGAAACATAATAAACATAGGTTTTGAAAAGCAATTTCTTTTGAGAACTGCGGCAACAAGAGATGTTGCTGATGTGATAGATCTTTATATACTCACATATGGTATTGGTACAGGAAGATACTCATTTGGAACAGCTGCGGGTGTTTTTAAGTCTGTTGTGAGTTTGGTTCTCCTTGTTTTTGCTAACTGGTTTTCCAAAAAGACAACTGGCTATCGCATGATGTAG
- a CDS encoding response regulator, which produces MKFRFQRGEDDLLKVILIDDEPIILQGLQKIIDWNALGFEIVATAQDGMEGLENIKKFKPEVALVDIRIPGIDGLTLINKLKEEGVNTRVIILSGYSEFEYAKEAIELGVESYLLKPVDPHLLEQKLEKVKQKIGKEIELQKIIKTTQEIGLEKVIEKLLLGTLDNREIDYVNSFYGLLLPWKKYQVAIVKFCEKDSQKIIEEKIFQLKKEVDLFLKRNCCGYLTIINHDICILFKDFWYPFNSKSINMLKESLVRMVGNQVVISIGSEVDDYTLIKESFNEAIRLLEKRFLFGYRGIVYIGECLEDKRCDKVEFDDKEYAEKLAMAIVLNGFDSINKIVEEKSEHFLHANLSEDDIKIGFSNFYIETLYRLSHNELYKPIIEKYLNKDILKSFYIQSTLTELKALIKFYFLSLADEIDKMNPDNLKQKISEFIEKNYFADIRLETISDAFGYNSSYFSKLFKKVFGENFTIYLDRIRVEKAKAFLKEGYKVSETCKKVGFDDVDYFCKKFKKYVGISPREFKEKQKN; this is translated from the coding sequence TTGAAATTCAGATTCCAAAGAGGTGAAGATGACTTGCTCAAAGTAATTTTAATTGACGATGAGCCTATAATATTACAGGGTCTTCAAAAAATTATTGATTGGAATGCATTGGGATTTGAGATAGTTGCCACTGCTCAGGATGGTATGGAAGGATTAGAAAATATAAAAAAATTTAAACCTGAAGTTGCTCTGGTTGATATTAGAATACCTGGAATAGATGGGCTTACGTTAATAAACAAATTAAAAGAGGAAGGAGTGAATACCAGAGTTATAATCCTTTCAGGGTATTCTGAGTTTGAATATGCAAAAGAAGCAATTGAGCTTGGCGTTGAAAGTTATTTGCTAAAACCTGTGGATCCTCATTTGCTTGAACAAAAGCTGGAAAAAGTAAAACAGAAGATTGGTAAGGAAATTGAACTGCAAAAGATTATAAAAACAACTCAGGAAATTGGTTTGGAAAAAGTAATTGAAAAGCTTTTATTGGGGACACTTGATAACCGTGAAATAGATTATGTCAATAGTTTTTATGGACTTTTACTTCCGTGGAAGAAATATCAGGTTGCAATAGTAAAATTTTGCGAAAAGGATAGCCAAAAGATTATAGAAGAAAAGATATTTCAGTTAAAAAAAGAAGTAGATTTGTTTTTAAAAAGAAATTGCTGCGGGTATTTAACCATTATTAATCACGATATCTGTATTCTTTTCAAAGATTTCTGGTATCCATTCAATAGCAAAAGTATTAACATGTTAAAGGAAAGCCTGGTAAGAATGGTTGGCAACCAGGTGGTAATTTCAATTGGTAGTGAAGTAGATGACTACACTCTTATAAAAGAGTCTTTTAATGAAGCAATTAGATTGCTTGAAAAACGATTTTTATTTGGATACAGAGGGATTGTTTATATAGGTGAGTGTTTGGAAGACAAGAGATGTGATAAAGTTGAATTTGATGATAAAGAATATGCTGAAAAACTGGCAATGGCAATTGTACTAAATGGGTTTGATAGCATTAATAAAATAGTAGAAGAAAAGAGTGAGCATTTTCTACACGCCAATTTGTCTGAGGATGATATAAAAATAGGTTTTTCAAATTTTTATATTGAGACGTTATACAGGTTATCTCATAATGAACTTTACAAACCTATTATTGAAAAATACCTTAATAAGGATATTTTAAAGAGTTTTTATATTCAATCTACCCTGACAGAGTTAAAGGCTTTGATAAAGTTCTATTTTCTATCTCTTGCAGATGAAATTGATAAAATGAATCCCGATAACCTTAAACAGAAAATTTCAGAATTTATAGAAAAAAACTATTTTGCAGATATAAGATTGGAAACAATTTCGGATGCGTTTGGATACAATAGTTCTTATTTTAGTAAACTATTCAAAAAGGTATTTGGAGAAAATTTTACAATATATCTGGACAGAATAAGAGTGGAGAAGGCAAAAGCCTTTTTAAAAGAGGGCTATAAGGTATCTGAGACGTGTAAAAAAGTTGGATTTGATGATGTCGATTATTTTTGTAAAAAATTCAAAAAATATGTAGGCATTTCGCCAAGGGAGTTTAAAGAAAAACAGAAAAATTGA
- a CDS encoding sensor histidine kinase: MKFLFANLQIKKKFILAFVISALIPQTILGIILFLNLRAIALENAIKDTRKNVEDVKIKLMDIVQNAVDISNKLYLDKKLLNILSTEYKDISKIYDDYTSYTELSNLMSIYSKNIHAIKIYAFNPTLLDTGEIVKVDDYTKSQEWFKEAVKGDGKILWGLVFDSNPFRPQYYFSLTRLFKNSYGEKIGVMVIYIGKERLEEVLSLHLNTLVVTDKGIIVAAKDRNFVGKKLNFNFSFQDGKLIENVNIDGKKAMAILGTINASESGNSFLRIVSFFSEKDVFKRVNKITFVTFLLILINSVVSLLLMLLFSKLITGRIAILNRKVNEISHGNLDTQINILGNDEIGQLAKNIQSMAKNIKNLINQVYLAEVQKQQMIAKQREIQIEMLCSQMNPHFLFNTLEAIRMKAFCTGQYEIAQVVYLLSSLIRKSLEMSTELIDLEREIEIVKDFLEIQKFRFGDKIDYKIEVQSDLLSSKILPFTIQPLVENSIRHGIEPMIGRGIIAIKLFEKDGMINIIVADNGIGMSEEKLKTILQTLDSKDRSHVGLKNVYHRLKLFYGDEAKIIINSEPGRGTSIEIQIPKR, translated from the coding sequence ATGAAATTTTTATTTGCGAATTTACAAATAAAAAAGAAATTTATATTAGCTTTTGTGATTTCTGCTTTAATTCCCCAAACTATTCTGGGGATTATTCTTTTTTTAAACTTAAGAGCAATTGCCCTGGAAAATGCCATCAAAGACACAAGAAAAAATGTTGAGGATGTGAAAATTAAGCTTATGGATATTGTACAGAATGCTGTTGATATTTCCAATAAATTGTATCTTGATAAAAAACTTCTGAATATACTTTCAACAGAGTACAAAGATATATCCAAAATATACGATGATTATACTTCATATACAGAGCTTTCTAATCTCATGTCTATTTACAGCAAAAATATTCATGCAATAAAAATTTATGCCTTTAATCCTACGCTGCTTGATACAGGCGAAATCGTAAAGGTTGACGATTATACAAAAAGTCAAGAATGGTTTAAAGAGGCTGTAAAAGGTGATGGAAAAATTTTATGGGGACTTGTGTTTGACAGCAATCCATTTAGACCACAGTACTATTTTAGCTTGACAAGACTTTTTAAAAATTCCTATGGTGAGAAGATAGGTGTGATGGTAATTTACATAGGAAAAGAAAGGCTTGAAGAGGTACTGTCACTGCACTTGAACACATTGGTTGTTACAGACAAAGGAATAATTGTTGCTGCAAAAGACAGAAATTTTGTTGGTAAGAAACTGAATTTCAATTTTTCTTTTCAGGATGGTAAACTTATTGAGAATGTAAATATTGATGGCAAGAAAGCAATGGCAATTTTAGGAACAATTAATGCAAGTGAGAGTGGAAATAGCTTTCTCAGAATTGTTTCTTTTTTCTCTGAGAAAGATGTATTTAAAAGGGTCAACAAAATAACTTTTGTCACCTTTTTACTTATACTTATCAACTCGGTAGTATCACTTCTACTTATGCTTTTATTTTCTAAACTGATAACAGGTAGAATTGCAATATTGAACAGGAAAGTAAATGAAATTTCACATGGTAATCTGGATACACAGATAAATATTTTAGGAAACGATGAAATTGGACAACTGGCAAAAAATATTCAGTCAATGGCAAAGAATATTAAAAACTTGATTAATCAGGTGTATCTGGCAGAAGTTCAAAAGCAGCAGATGATTGCAAAACAGAGAGAGATTCAAATAGAAATGCTTTGCAGTCAAATGAATCCACATTTTTTATTCAATACTCTTGAGGCTATCAGGATGAAAGCTTTTTGTACCGGTCAGTATGAAATTGCTCAGGTTGTTTATCTTCTTAGCAGTTTAATCAGAAAAAGCTTGGAGATGTCAACAGAATTAATAGATTTGGAAAGAGAGATTGAGATTGTGAAAGATTTTTTGGAAATACAGAAATTTCGATTTGGAGATAAAATAGATTACAAAATTGAAGTTCAGAGTGATCTTCTTTCTTCAAAAATACTTCCGTTTACCATCCAGCCGCTTGTAGAGAATTCGATAAGGCATGGTATTGAACCAATGATAGGAAGAGGAATTATTGCTATTAAGTTATTTGAGAAAGATGGAATGATAAATATAATTGTAGCAGACAATGGAATTGGGATGTCAGAAGAGAAGCTTAAAACTATCTTACAGACATTAGACAGCAAAGACAGAAGTCATGTTGGGCTGAAAAATGTTTATCATAGGCTAAAGCTATTTTATGGTGATGAAGCAAAAATAATTATAAACAGTGAACCTGGCAGAGGCACAAGTATTGAAATTCAGATTCCAAAGAGGTGA